Genomic segment of Nostoc sp. TCL240-02:
AACAATTGCTGCAAATATTGCAGATACAGGAATTTTAGGTTTTGATGCTTGTTTTCCAGATAGCATTGTTGGTCTCATCACTGAAGATAAACTAGCTGATCCTTATTTCATTGAATATTTCCTCCGAACTATACGAGAAGATTTAGCGCAATTTGCACCAGCTACAGCACAAGCAAATATCAATATAGAGATACTTAATAAAGTTGTCGTACCTCTACCACCACTCAACGAGCAAAAGCGGATTGTTGCCAAGATTGAAGAATTAAACGATCGCACTCAACGAGCCAAGGAAGCGCTAGAGACTATACCCCAATTGTGCGATCGCTTTCGCCAATCCGTCCTCGCTGCCGCCTTTCGAGGCGATTTAACAGCCGACTGGCGTGAACAAAACCCAGACGTTGAATGGAAAGAATTAACACTGGGAGATGTAATTAAAAATAAACCTAGAAATGGTTATTCTCCTAAACCAGTTGACTACCCGACCAAGGTTAAAAGCTTAACTTTAACTGCTACTACATCGGGAACTTTTAAGCCTAAGCATTTTAAATATATTGATGAAGATATTGAGCCTACCTCACATTTGTGGCTCACTCCAGGAGATATTCTTATCCAGAGAAGTAACACTTTAGACTATGTTGGTACTAGTGCAATTTATGATGGTAACTTAAGAGAATTTATTTATCCTGACTTAATGATGAAAATTCAGGTTATAGAAGAAAAAGTAAAAATTGAACTTATTCATTATCTTCTTTCTAGTCAAGCAACTAAAGAATATTTCAAAAATAATGCAACTGGAACGGCAGGCAATATGCCAAAAATTAACCAACAAATTGTGATGAATACTCCTGTTTTTATCCCTCCTATTGAGGAGCAAAAAGAAATTGTGTCTCTAATTCAGCAATGTTTCACAGCTATTGATTGTATTCAACAACAATATCAGAAAGCTAAAACCAATTTAGATCAACTCAATCAATCAATCCTCGCCAAAGCCTTCCAAGGTGAACTCGTCCCCCAAGATCCCGATGATGAACCTGCATCAGTCTTACTAGAACGAATTCGAGCAGAACGAGAAAAATTAAACAATGGCAAACAAAAAAGCCAACGAACAAGCAAGCGCAAAAGCAAGACAGTAGAAGAACAAGGAGTAACGTAATTGCGAATTGCGGATTGCGAATTGTTTTAACTTTTTTGATACCGCATTCCTGGTAATTGCGAAACTAAACCCATAAGTTCCAACTGTAACAAAGCACCCGAAACTGAGCCAGCAGCCATACTGCTTTGTTGGACAATAAAATCGAAGGGTAAAGCATCACTTGTAAACGCATCCATTACCCTTTGCAATTCTGGCGATAAAGTTGGCATTAACTGTTCTGGCGCTGTGGAAGCCTCGACTGCATCAATTTGTGGTATTGCTCCTAGCATTGTTAACAGTTCGTCTAATTCCTTGAGAATGAAAGAAGCTCCCTGACTCAGTAACTTTAAGCACCCTTGAGATGGATGATCGTCCACTCTACCAGGCAATGCATAGACATCTCTGCCAAATTCATTTGCGTAGGTTGCAGTAATTAACGCACCAGATTTTAAAGGCGCTTCCATTACCAAGATAGCGCGGCTTAAACCTGCAATAATTCGGTTGCGGCGGGGAAAGTGAGTGCGATCGGGTGGGGTTTTTGTGGGGTACTCACTTACAACTAACCCAGCCGTCAAAATTTGCTTGTACAAATCTCGATTTTTATGTGGATAAATGACATCTACACCAGTTCCTAAAACTGCGATCGTGCGTCCACCTGCTTTCATGGCAGCGATGTGGCTTTCTGTGTCAATTCCCTCTGCCATCCCAGAAACAACTGTAAAGCCATTTTTAGCCAAAGCTGTACTAATTTGGCGAGTCCAACGGATGCCATATTCTGAGGGTTGGCGTGTGCCGACAATCCCAACCATCGGTTTTTGTCCAAGATTTTCTTGGAGTTCGACTTCACCGCGATAGTACAAAATCGGCGGTGGACTGGGAGTTTCTAATAGTAAGCGGGGATAATCTGCATCTGCTGGTGTCCAGAAATGAGAGTTTTCCTGCTGGTGCTTGGTAAATAGTTGTTCTGGATGCAAACGCGATCGCTGTTGTACTACTTTTTCTAGTGTCTGAAAACCAAAACCCTCCACTTCTCCTAACTCTACCTTGGTAGCGTTCCAAGCTGTTGCCAACGTGCCAAAATGCTGTTGCAGTCGTCGCAATAATACCGGGCCAATTCCCGAAATTTGCGCCCAAGCTATCCAATATGCGCCTTCTTCCACCACGGTTTCATCCTCACGCCCACTGGATTGAGTATTCCCAAATTGGGCTTGGCTGTTGATGGGGATGAGGGAGCAGGGGAAGAATTAATGACAAATGACAAATGACTAATAACTAATGACAAATGACAAATGACTAACCCCTTGACTTTTGACTCTTGACTCTTGACTATTAACTATTGACTATCTATCTTCTGATCTTCTGTGATGAAATATTTTTATCGTCTTTTAATAAGCCTATCTGGGTGCTTAATATTTTTACTGGTGCATAGTGGTCTTGGTTTGTTGCCTAGTTTGGCAGCCGAGAAAGTTACTGTCAGATACGGGTTGTTTGAGCAATCGATCCCGGTGGCAGATATACGCAACTATGGCGAGAAGCAAAAGGCTTCTAGCGATCTACAATCTTTCTTAGATTACCTCAGCGCTAAAGAGAAAGAAAAGTTTCAAGAAGCCCTGCAAGTGAAAATGTCGCTTGATATTGTGGCTTTAGATAAGCTGGTAAATACAGGAATGGGCAAGCAAATTTTATCTTTTGCTTCTGGTGCGATCGCCCGTCGCGATCAAGCCAGTACACAAGCCCTACGTTCTGCCATTATCATCGGAGCAAAATCACCAGAAGGTCTAGGATTAATCAGCTTTTTAGAAGCATATCCTAGTAATCAACTAGTTGTTGACGTGTCAAAAATTTCTAAGCTAGTTGGACTGGCAAATTCCTCTTCTAACTCTGCTGATGCACCACCAAAAGACAATGTAAGTTCTTCAGCTTTTGGAAAAATTGCACTGCAATATCAAATACTCGCCGCCCAAGATAAACAGTTTTCAGGTTGCTTATTTGGCGATTCTATTTCGGCTGGACTTGGTAATACCCTTGGGAGCGGCACTTTTAATTTTGGGTTAAATGGCTTAAGCACAATCTCATTACTAGAACAATTGAAAAGTTTAATTCCTACTAAAGTTAAATGCGAAAAAGCTATTATTGCTGTGGGTGGGAATGATGCTTGGTATGGAATTAGTGATGAGTTGTTTAGCAAAAATCTACAAGAGGCGATCGCACTTGTCAGAACAATGGGAAATAAAGAGATTTTTCTGATTCCGGCTTTTTATTCAACAGTTGCAGCAAGCTTAGATCCAACTTTATCAGCCCCACTTCCTAAAGTTGAGCAAATTAATGTTCTGATTAATCAAGTTGCTGAGAAAGAAAAAGTGCCAGTTGCAGCAGCAGGATTAGCACCATTGTATGAGAATAATGTTCTTAAAGATAATTTGACGAGTGATGGCGACCATCTCAATGCCGAGGGTCTAAAAATTTATCGACAAGCATTATTACAAATCCTGAAAAAATAATATAATGTCGTCTAATTTTCCATACTAAAACCACCTACCAAAGTTACGTTTATCTAAACATAATTCGTAGTTCGTAACTCAAAATTACGAATTACAAATTATTACTTTTAGGCTTTCCAATTCAAAAACCGCGCATAAATATAAGCGATGCCTTCATCAAGAATTGTCCGCACACCTTGGCTAGAAACCCACCATTTGTTTGGATCGTAATCATGTGTTTTGGCTGCGATCGCACCAACTTGGACTTTAGGTGTAAGTATTTTTCTGAATAGCAACCAACTCCTACGGGTGTGAACATCCAGAGAAAAAACATTAATTGATTGTAGCTTTAAATTGGAATCGGATAGCCAGCGATAAAATTCAACAGCAGATGCATAACTACGATCCTTTATTACCGTTGGTGTCGGGACAGCTACTACCTTCTCTGATTCTAAACCGAGTTTCTCGAAGGTAGCGGCTGATACTTCTGCAAAGCTTTTGTATTCGCTAAGATAATTTCCTTTTTCTATTGATCCTCCTGTAGTAATTACTAGATTATAAGAACCGTTTTTAAATTCAGTTAAAGCTTGTTGTATGGCATAATCTGGTAGCCATCCTTCAACAACTAATACTTCTGCTGATTTGATAGGGGAAGTCACGGCGAGAAATGAGTGTACATGAGTAATAGCGAAAAATATTAAATAAGCAATCAAAGCGATCGCAATCGCCCACCCCTGAGCCGTAAGTGTCCACATTTCTTGGCGTTTTATTAGTTTGATTTTTGGAAAATTTTTACGCCGACGGTTTTTTGCCTGCATTAAACCTTAGTTAAACGTTGTTCTTTCAAGTAAGTAAATACAGATTTATCTCCAATATCAGCAGGAATTGCTTGCACTGTCTTTCGCAGGGCAAATACCAAAAACAACGTTGCCCAAATTCCTAATAAAACACTTTCCCCCTGAGTTGGTAAAATTCCCACCAAATGTCCTAATAACAGTAGCGGTACTATTAGGGTTAATACTTTGGTTTCTAAGCGATTGAAGCAAAAAGCCTCTTTAAAAAAAATCCCTGTCAAAGCAACGAAGATAAAACCAACTCCAAATAAGGTAAGAGGCTGGTTGTAAACAGTCAGAGCTAAAGGTTCAGTACTAGAGATTGCCAGAATAACTGATGCTATACTACCGATCGCCCAAAAAATTTGCAACATTCGATGCAGTGATGCCATATAGATATGAATGGTAAATAAACTTACACCAAGAGCGAGACTAAAACAAGCATATAAAGGTGTAAGTGCAGTTACAACAGTTGGGTTATTGTTGAACAAAATCAAAACGCTGCCTATAGCAAAGCTGACTGCTGCTATTATTAAGCCAGCACGGTAGATAATTACGCCAGTGCGATCGCTCTGAGTAATTGTAAATTCCCCAAACTGACCTTGATAAACTTCTGGTGGAGGTAGTGTTTGTGTAGTCATAGTTAAAAATATTGTTACGATTTACTAATAGAGTACAATGGGAGATTGCTGAAGGGTTACTTTTCTTATCGATAACGAAACGAACTTTTTTTAATTATCGCCAAAGTCTTCAGCAATTTTTGTCGTATTAGTTGACTTAATAGACGCGGTAGCGGACGAATCATCTCTACCATTTGACCAGATTTTCCTGAAGAGCGTATAGTCTCTAGTTTAGCTGAGGACTTGATTCTAAAATTGGACTTTAGTTGTAGACACTAGATATTGACAAATTTGAAATTTAGTGTATAAGAGAATTTTGCATCAGATAACTCCATAGCTAAAGGTTCAGATGAGCGATCGCATTACAGAATAATT
This window contains:
- a CDS encoding DUF2301 domain-containing membrane protein; translation: MTTQTLPPPEVYQGQFGEFTITQSDRTGVIIYRAGLIIAAVSFAIGSVLILFNNNPTVVTALTPLYACFSLALGVSLFTIHIYMASLHRMLQIFWAIGSIASVILAISSTEPLALTVYNQPLTLFGVGFIFVALTGIFFKEAFCFNRLETKVLTLIVPLLLLGHLVGILPTQGESVLLGIWATLFLVFALRKTVQAIPADIGDKSVFTYLKEQRLTKV
- a CDS encoding restriction endonuclease subunit S, which codes for MNDELIELPDGWCCVMLNDLGELKRGKSKHRPRNDPKLYGNFVPFIQTGEVARSKGRILKFSKMYSEFGVQQSRIFPQGTICITIAANIADTGILGFDACFPDSIVGLITEDKLADPYFIEYFLRTIREDLAQFAPATAQANINIEILNKVVVPLPPLNEQKRIVAKIEELNDRTQRAKEALETIPQLCDRFRQSVLAAAFRGDLTADWREQNPDVEWKELTLGDVIKNKPRNGYSPKPVDYPTKVKSLTLTATTSGTFKPKHFKYIDEDIEPTSHLWLTPGDILIQRSNTLDYVGTSAIYDGNLREFIYPDLMMKIQVIEEKVKIELIHYLLSSQATKEYFKNNATGTAGNMPKINQQIVMNTPVFIPPIEEQKEIVSLIQQCFTAIDCIQQQYQKAKTNLDQLNQSILAKAFQGELVPQDPDDEPASVLLERIRAEREKLNNGKQKSQRTSKRKSKTVEEQGVT
- a CDS encoding alpha/beta hydrolase, whose protein sequence is MHSGLGLLPSLAAEKVTVRYGLFEQSIPVADIRNYGEKQKASSDLQSFLDYLSAKEKEKFQEALQVKMSLDIVALDKLVNTGMGKQILSFASGAIARRDQASTQALRSAIIIGAKSPEGLGLISFLEAYPSNQLVVDVSKISKLVGLANSSSNSADAPPKDNVSSSAFGKIALQYQILAAQDKQFSGCLFGDSISAGLGNTLGSGTFNFGLNGLSTISLLEQLKSLIPTKVKCEKAIIAVGGNDAWYGISDELFSKNLQEAIALVRTMGNKEIFLIPAFYSTVAASLDPTLSAPLPKVEQINVLINQVAEKEKVPVAAAGLAPLYENNVLKDNLTSDGDHLNAEGLKIYRQALLQILKK
- a CDS encoding ElyC/SanA/YdcF family protein — protein: MQAKNRRRKNFPKIKLIKRQEMWTLTAQGWAIAIALIAYLIFFAITHVHSFLAVTSPIKSAEVLVVEGWLPDYAIQQALTEFKNGSYNLVITTGGSIEKGNYLSEYKSFAEVSAATFEKLGLESEKVVAVPTPTVIKDRSYASAVEFYRWLSDSNLKLQSINVFSLDVHTRRSWLLFRKILTPKVQVGAIAAKTHDYDPNKWWVSSQGVRTILDEGIAYIYARFLNWKA
- the dprA gene encoding DNA-processing protein DprA; amino-acid sequence: MVEEGAYWIAWAQISGIGPVLLRRLQQHFGTLATAWNATKVELGEVEGFGFQTLEKVVQQRSRLHPEQLFTKHQQENSHFWTPADADYPRLLLETPSPPPILYYRGEVELQENLGQKPMVGIVGTRQPSEYGIRWTRQISTALAKNGFTVVSGMAEGIDTESHIAAMKAGGRTIAVLGTGVDVIYPHKNRDLYKQILTAGLVVSEYPTKTPPDRTHFPRRNRIIAGLSRAILVMEAPLKSGALITATYANEFGRDVYALPGRVDDHPSQGCLKLLSQGASFILKELDELLTMLGAIPQIDAVEASTAPEQLMPTLSPELQRVMDAFTSDALPFDFIVQQSSMAAGSVSGALLQLELMGLVSQLPGMRYQKS